In the genome of Natronomonas salina, the window GACGAGGATGCCGAGGCGGCGACGCGGGTCACGATCGACGTCCAGTTCCAGGTCTCGAAGTCCGGCTCGAAGATCCTCGACCTCCCGAAGTTCGTGAGTTTCGGGTGGGTCGTGGACCGGGTGAAGCCGTTGATCTTCAAGGAAGCGCGCTCGGTCCTCCGGAACCTCGTGTACGAACTCGAGGGGGAACGCAGGACACCCGAACTGACGATTCACGAGACGCCTCGACACGTCACCGCCGCCGAACTGAGAGAGATATCCGGTTAGGGCGATTCGACGGCGAGCGTTCGACAGACGGTCCATCGGACCGAGAGGTGCAGGGAGATCTTCAATCGAGGGTACTCGGTCGCCTCACCGAGCCTCCATCACTCGGAGGGCTGGTACTTGATATCTCCTCGGCTGACGGCTGCTCGGACGAGGAGTATCGTCGCTACCGCGGCGACCACGATCGACGGCCAGTACGGGATCACCATCCCCGAGAGGTGGTTCACGAGATAGGTCAGGAGAACCAGGAGTCCACCGATGCAGATGAAGGTGATAGTGGAAGCGACCACGATTCCTCCCCACCAGACACCTTTGCTCTCGCCTTCGAACGGGAATAGATCGGTCGAATCGTCAGGTGCCATCGTTCTGCTCGACCGGGTTCTCTCCCGGCAGGGGCATCGGTATTGCGGTCGTTCGAACCGTCGCAATGCAAGCCTCGTGACACTCTTCGAACAGGCCGGACGTCGTTCAGATCGCCACCGTCCTCTGTGCCCTTCTTTCGTGAAACCGCCGTGCGTAGAACGGAGATAACTACCAGACGCCATCTCGCGTTCTCGTGAACACTCGCTATCTTTAACACGGACTAGTCAGACCACCAAGCATGCACGACCTGACAGGATTCCAGCGTGATCTGCTCTACGTCGTCGCGGGACTTGACGAACCCCACGGATTAGCGATCAAAGACGAACTCGAGGACTACTACGAGAAGGAGATCCACCACGGCCGCCTCTACCCCAACCTCGACACGCTCGTCGAGAAGGGGCTCGTCGAGAAGAGCCAGCGTGACCGCCGGACGAACCAGTACACCACCACCCGCCGAGGCAAGCGGGAACTCGATGCCCGTACCGAGTGGGAAGCCCAGTACATCGACCGCTGATTCCCCTCCACGAACGGTCCTCCCGCTTCGGTTCAAGACCTATCGAGCGTCTCTTCGGTCTATTACTGTCGCTCGTCGTGCTGTCTAGAGCTACCTCTGTCGACATGTTACGTTGGCGTTCACACCGCAAGGAGAACAGTCGAGGGTGGACCCGGTGGAATCGCTAATTTCGATGGCGCGTTCTCAGTTCGATCCATCCGTCTGTTTCACTCTGACGTAGACTTCGTCGTCGGATTCGATGGTGACCTGATAGCCCTGATACTCGAATTCGACGCTGATCGTCCCTTCCGGACGATCGTCCGCTGCAGACGCAAAGAGGCCTTCTACAGCGTCGATATCGATGATGGAGTAGAGGGGCGGCTGTAGTTCGAGCGGATCGACGCCCTCCATGATCGCTATCCGCTTCACGACCCGAGTGGTTATCGAGTCTACATTTATCGACTGTGAGTCGTCGTCGTTCGGCATCTACTCCAAGGGTGACGAGGCAGTATAAATACTTCGTGGAAATAATCCTAAGTTATCTCCAGTAAATATAATCAATCGAAGGACCCGACCAGTTTCAGGACGACGTTCTCTTGCGGGGCGTCGGTTATTGAGCCGGGAGCCAGCAGCTGACAGCCCCCTTCGCGACCCTGCGGTGATTCCATTCGAAGCTTCCTCACGGTGGCTTTCAGATATTCCGGAAGGAAGAGATATACTCGCAGATTATTTCAGGAAATATATCGGCAGTTGGACCAAAACAAAAATGGTCCCTCCAGTCCACTGGTTCAGCAACCTCAACTAGATGGCTAGAGTCGATTATCTGGACGAAATCCTGCACGCTCTCGCCGACCAGCAGCGCCGCTACGCCCTCTACTATCTCCAGGAAGCGGACGACGAGGTAGATGTAGAATCGCTCGTCCGGCAGGTCGACGCCTGGACCACCGGGAAACCCGTCGCTGACCTCACCGACGACGAACTCCAGCCATTGCTCGTCGAATTC includes:
- a CDS encoding helix-turn-helix transcriptional regulator, which produces MHDLTGFQRDLLYVVAGLDEPHGLAIKDELEDYYEKEIHHGRLYPNLDTLVEKGLVEKSQRDRRTNQYTTTRRGKRELDARTEWEAQYIDR
- a CDS encoding HalOD1 output domain-containing protein, encoding MPNDDDSQSINVDSITTRVVKRIAIMEGVDPLELQPPLYSIIDIDAVEGLFASAADDRPEGTISVEFEYQGYQVTIESDDEVYVRVKQTDGSN
- a CDS encoding DUF7344 domain-containing protein, which encodes MARVDYLDEILHALADQQRRYALYYLQEADDEVDVESLVRQVDAWTTGKPVADLTDDELQPLLVEFRHNHLEALREAGCIEYDERSGVVRYRDPPRILEAVLNVLAPIEHPERN